Proteins encoded together in one Hevea brasiliensis isolate MT/VB/25A 57/8 chromosome 16, ASM3005281v1, whole genome shotgun sequence window:
- the LOC110668526 gene encoding uncharacterized protein LOC110668526, with the protein MRNLRFICTHLTIFHKTLLHTSTRSLTKSSVFTRHFTSASQESNPPAPSDKVAALVDEISQLTLLEISDLTEVLRNKLDIKEMPVMAVMMPGMGFSGVKAVAKGGAGAAAKVEEKVEKTVFDVKLEGFDAATKIKVIKEVRGFTDLGLKEAKDLVEKAPTLLKKGVTKEEAEKIMEKMKEVGAKVTME; encoded by the coding sequence ATGAGGAATTTGCGATTCATTTGTACACATTTAACGATATTCCACAAAACCCTCCTTCATACCTCTACAAGATCACTAACCAAATCCTCAGTCTTCACCCGTCACTTCACTTCCGCTTCTCAAGAATCGAACCCACCTGCCCCATCTGATAAAGTAGCCGCCCTCGTCGATGAAATCTCCCAACTAACGCTTCTCGAAATCTCTGACCTCACCGAGGTCCTTCGTAACAAGTTGGATATCAAGGAGATGCCGGTAATGGCGGTAATGATGCCCGGGATGGGATTTAGTGGCGTGAAGGCCGTCGCAAAGGGAGGAGCAGGTGCGGCGGCCAAGGTAGAAGAGAAGGTGGAGAAGACGGTGTTTGATGTAAAGCTTGAAGGGTTTGATGCGGCGACGAAAATCAAAGTGATTAAGGAAGTCAGAGGGTTTACGGATTTAGGACTGAAGGAGGCAAAGGACTTGGTGGAGAAGGCTCCTACGCTGTTGAAGAAAGGAGTGACGAAAGAGGAGGCAGAGAAAATTATGGAGAAAATGAAGGAGGTTGGCGCCAAAGTTACCATGGAGTGA